Sequence from the Terriglobia bacterium genome:
TGGCTTCCTTGTAGGCGCGAAGGTGATCGAAGCAGGTGGCGCGGAGGAAATAGGTACCGGGCGTTTCCTGCAGATACTTGGCCCGGGCATTCAGCGCCTGGATCGCGCCGGCGTAATTCTTCGCCTGTGAGGCGGCGACGGCAAGCTCGCCATAAGCGTCTCCCCAAGCGGGCTTGAGCTTGATTGCCTGCACGTACGCGGCTTCGGCCTCTTCGTATTTCGCTTCTTTGGAAAGTGTGTGGCCGAGCTGGAAGTAAAGTGTGGCGTCGTTGGGTTCCTTTGCGATCAGGTTGCGAACGGTGGCTTCAGCGGCCGAATAGTTCTTGCTGTCGAGCTGGACGGCAGCGAGTTCGCGAAGGGTGTCGGAATCGCCCGGTTTGAGTTCGAGGGCCTTCTCGAATTCGGCAGTGGCCTCGGGGTTCTTCTGTTCCATGCGGTAAACGCGTCCGAGCTGCAGGTGCCCGTTGATGCTCTGCGGATTGGCCCTCACGAACGACGCGAGCGTCTGTTCGGCGTCCGGCAGACGGTTCTGACGCAGATATAAATTACTGAGAAGAGCGAGGGCGTCGGAAGAATTCGGATCTCGCGCAAGGGCTTGCTTGTAGGCCTTCTCGGCTCCGGTTGTGTCCTTGCGAGATTCCAGAAATTGCCCGAGTTCGAGCAGCGGGGCAGGGTCCTTGGGGCGAAGTTCGGCGAGGGTCTGGTAGGCGTCGACAGCGCCGGCGGGATCAGTGGTCTTCAGCTTATTCGCGAGCAGTGCCCAGACCTGCGTGAGAGTTTTCTGCTGATCGGGTGTCGGTTTGAGCTTGGCGGCTTTGTGAAGATAGACACCGGCTTCGCTCTCGCCTTTCTCGGCAAGCAGAACGGCGAGATCAAGGTTCGACTCGATGACCGTGGGCTGCAAGGCAACGGCCTTGTGATAAGCAGCAATAGCGTCATCCGGGCGATTGGTTTCGCTGTAGACGTAGCCGAGATAGAACCAGGCCTGGTAGTTCTGCGGATTGTCCTCGGCGGCCTGCTTAAGGAGCGGCTCGGCGGTGGCGAAATCTTTCGCTTGAGCGGCGGCTACGGCCTTGCGGAATTCGAGTTCGGATTCGCTAGTGTGCCTTTTCGCCGGACGAGATGCGGTCTGCTTGCGTGCGCTCGATGACTGCGCGAAGACAGACGCACATAACGCCAGCACAACTGTGCACGCGATGATGTGTCTAGGACGCATTGCTATGAGCGTTCTCGTTAGCAGGTAAGATGCGGGTCAGCCATTTTCCGGTGTACGACTTTGACAGCCCCGCAATCTGTTCGGGCGTGCCGACGC
This genomic interval carries:
- a CDS encoding tetratricopeptide repeat protein, producing MRPRHIIACTVVLALCASVFAQSSSARKQTASRPAKRHTSESELEFRKAVAAAQAKDFATAEPLLKQAAEDNPQNYQAWFYLGYVYSETNRPDDAIAAYHKAVALQPTVIESNLDLAVLLAEKGESEAGVYLHKAAKLKPTPDQQKTLTQVWALLANKLKTTDPAGAVDAYQTLAELRPKDPAPLLELGQFLESRKDTTGAEKAYKQALARDPNSSDALALLSNLYLRQNRLPDAEQTLASFVRANPQSINGHLQLGRVYRMEQKNPEATAEFEKALELKPGDSDTLRELAAVQLDSKNYSAAEATVRNLIAKEPNDATLYFQLGHTLSKEAKYEEAEAAYVQAIKLKPAWGDAYGELAVAASQAKNYAGAIQALNARAKYLQETPGTYFLRATCFDHLRAYKEASEQYKNFLQVSDGKYPDQEWQARHRLVAIDPESRKK